One part of the Arvicanthis niloticus isolate mArvNil1 chromosome 15, mArvNil1.pat.X, whole genome shotgun sequence genome encodes these proteins:
- the LOC117720755 gene encoding olfactory receptor 2A14-like produces MRANQTWITEVTLLGFQADLAVECFLFGLFSLFYSFTLLGNGVILGIICLDHRLHTPMYFFLSHLAIVDMSYASNNVPKMLANLVTQRRTIFFIPCIMQTFLYLAFAHIECLILVVMSYDRFVAICHPLHYTVIMSWRVCIILAAVSWIFSFLLALVHLVLILRLPFCGPNEINHFFCEILSVLKLACADTTLNQVVIFAACVFILVGPLCLVLVSYTRILVAILRIQSGEGRKKAFSTCSSHLCVVGIFFGSAIVMYMAPKSQSPEMQQKILSLFYSLFNPMLNPLIYSLRNAEVKGALRRSLWKERAK; encoded by the coding sequence ATGAGAGCTAACCAGACGTGGATCACAGAGGTCACTCTACTGGGATTCCAAGCTGATCTAGCTGTGGAGTGTTTCCTCTTTGggcttttctctctgttttattcCTTTACCCTTCTTGGGAATGGAGTCATCCTTGGAATAATATGCCTGGACCACAGACTACACACACCTATGtacttcttcctctctcatctGGCCATTGTTGACATGTCTTATGCTTCCAACAATGTCCCCAAGATGCTGGCAAATCTTGTGACTCAAAGAAGAACCATCTTCTTCATTCCATGCATAATGCAAACGTTTTTGTATCTGGCTTTTGCTCACATAGAGTGTCTGATTTTAGTGGTGATGTCCTAtgatagatttgtggccatctgTCACCCCCTACACTACACTGTCATCATGAGCTGGAGAGTGTGTATCATCCTGGCTGCTGTTTCCTGGATATTTAGCTTTCTCTTGGCTCTGGTCCATTTAGTCCTCATCCTGAGGCTGCCCTTCTGTGGGCCTAATGAAATCAATCACTTCTTCTGTGAAATCCTGTCTGTCCTCAAGCTGGCCTGTGCTGACACAACACTTAATCAAGTCGTCATCTTTGCAGCTTGTGTATTCATCTTAGTGGGACCACTGTGCTTGGTGCTGGTCTCCTACACACGCATCCTGGTAGCCATCTTGAGAATCCAGTCAGGGGAAGGTCGCAAAAAGGCTTTTTCTACCTGTTCCTCCCACCTCTGTGTGGTAGGGATCTTCTTTGGCAGCGCCATTGTCATGTACATGGCCCCCAAATCCCAGAGCCCTGAAATGCAGCAAAAGATCCTCTCTCTGTTTTACAGCCTTTTCAACCCCATGCTGAACCCTCTGATCTACAGCCTGAGGAATGCTGAGGTCAAGGGCGCCCTCAGGAGGTCACTGTGGAAGGAAAGAGCAAAGTGA